aggaaccagagacagagctgtgtgtctcattATTCTGGGGAATCCAATGGGTCGTGTCTGCTGGATGGTgaagtgtcggataagctgtcttgggttggtggaatggaatatcgtaaacggcgttaacccctgaccgttacaccatGTATGTAACTATATAACCATGTAACTATATAaccatgtaactatgtatgtaactatgtatgtaaccatgtatctatgtatgtaactatgtatgtaactaTATAACCATGTATATAACCATGTATCTAtgtatgtaactatataactatataaccatgtaactatgtatgtaactatgtatgtaactatataaccatgtatctatgtatgtaactatgtatgtaaccatgtatctatgtatgtaactatgtatgtaactatataaccatgtatctatgtatgtaaccatgtatgtaactatataaccatgtaactatgtatgtaactatgtatgtaactaTATAACCATATTActatgtatgtaactatgtatgtaactaTATAACCATGTATATAACCATATTACTATGTATGTAACTATATAACCATGTATCTATGTATGTAACTATATAACCATGTATATAaccatgtaactatgtatgtaaccatgtatgtaactatataaccatgtatctatgtatgtaactatgtatgtaactaTATAACCATATTACTATGTATGTAACTATATAACCATGCgtgtaactatgtatgtaaccATGTAACTATATAACCATGCgtgtaactatgtatgtaaccATGTATATAaccatgtaactatgtatgtaactatataaccatgtaactatgtatgtaactTTATAACCATgcatgtaactatgtatgtaactTTATAACCATgcatgtaactatgtatgtaactatgtaagtaacCATGTATATAACCATGTATGTAACCATGTAACTATATAACCATGTgtgtaactatgtatgtaaccatgtaactatataactatgtataTAACCATGTAACCATGTACCTATGTGTATTCGGCGGTGGGCCGGTGTTGAGTTGGGAGTTCTAATTTCCTAGGAATTTCCCGATCTCCGGCCCCCAGCAGTGAAATGATCGGAGTCTCGGAGGAACACGGACAGGAAAGACGAGTTTATTATATTTGATTACTTTGGACGCCGTCCGGCGCCACGAATACATTTATATTACAAGTTCTAGTCAATGTTAGGAGTAAACAATATAGACtctagagggagggggggaggggaggggagtgtcAGACATGCAGAGAGAAGACTGAACATGGAGGTCGATCAGCACTTGTGGTCGATCACCCTTCCCTGAAGAGTTAGAACCGCCATCTTGGATTGTCAGGAGTCGCCTCGGCGGGACGATTAGCTGGAAGTCAGGGTGGCTCCGACCTCTCCCAGGAACTTGCTCCAGGCGGCTTGGTTGACTTCCCCTCCAAAGTGGGCGGAGAAAACCTCGATGATGGCGGCGGACAGGagctgagggggggaggggagaataaAAAGAAATGGATTAAAGATGGCGGCTGGTGAGACGATGTGAATGGCGTCCGCGCTGGAAGTATTTCGGGGGATTTGGAGGAAGATTTTGTAGATTTTGTggaattttacatttattttccttttttttttaggaaactgAATCTAATGCCGGGGACTTGTTGGGTCCAGGATATGCATagactatatatactgtatactcccgtccccccccatcccccatggATAAGCCCCATAGAGGGGGGTCATGGGTGGAATGTTTCCGCCGCGGCCGGATTTATAACATTCTTCATACTTTATGGGATTAACGTTGTGCGGCTTTTAGGAGGTGAGATGTAGAGGGGGGGAGAtgtagagggggggagggggtgagatgtagagggggggggtgagatgtagagggggggagggggtgagatgTAGAGGGGGGGAGatgtagaggggggagggggtgagatgTAGAGGGGGGAGATGTAGAGGGGGGGGTGAGATGTAGAGGGGGTGAGAtgtagagggggggagggggtgagatgTAGAGGGGGGGAGatgtagagggggagggggtgagatgTAGAGGGGGGGGTGAGATGTAGAGGGGGGAGGTGAGATgtagaagggagggggtgagatgtagagggggggtgagatgtagagggggagggggtgagatgTAGAGGGGGGGTGAGATGTAGAGGGGGGGTGAGATGTAGAGGGGGTGAGATGTAGAGGTGGGAGGGGGTGAGATGTAGAGGGGGGGTGAGATGTAGAGGGGGGGGTGAGATGTAGGGGGGGGTGAGATGTAGAGGGGGGGGTGAGATGTAGAGGGGGGGAGGTGAGATGTAGAGGGGGGAGGTGAGATgtagaagggagggggtgagatgtagagggggggtgagatgtagagggggagggggtgagatgTAGAGGGGGGGTGAGATGTAGAGGGGGGAGGTGAGATgtagaagggagggggtgagatgtagagggggggtgagatgtagaggggggaggggtgagatGTAGAGGGGGGGTGAGGTGCAGAGGGGGTGAGatgtaggggggaggggtgagatatagagggggagggggtgagatgtagaggggggggtgagatgtagaggggggaggggtgatggAGTGTGGAGAACCCCCCGGACCTGTGAGGGGTGTGGAGGTGCTGAGAAATCCTCAGCCCCCCCCAAACCCCGATCACCCCCATTCTCCTTCCCCAGCCACACCAATGGATTTCAATGAAAAGGTGAAATGGAATATTTGGGCAAATCATAAACTCTTATTTTGGCTCCTCCCCCAtgtaggggaaggggaggagccagtacgTACCTTCATGTGGTCGGAGTTGACTTTCAGCTTGTTGGTATGGAGGTCCTGGTACTTCTTCAGGTTGTCCACACTCTTTACGGCTTCCCCGAGGGCACCGAAGATCTTTCCCCCGTGGGTCAGGAGGTCCTGAGAGCCGGGACTGATGTCAAAGCGGCTGAAGAAGGACTTGGTCTCGGGGTGATTCTGGAAGAGTCTGGAGGAGAGATCCGAAATTAAATTCCACATattgcagaaaacaagagatactAATGATAGAACCTCAGAGGATCTATAGTACTATAGGAAGGCCCATTGGATCTACAGAGGATCTATAGTACTATAGGAAGGCCCATTGGATCTACAGAGGATCTATAGTACTATAGGAAGGTCCCTTGGATCTACAGAGGATCTATAGGAAGGCAGGGGGCGCACTATACAATGCAGGGCCGCtgatgtgaatgagccctgaAAAGAAGCATTTTCCAGGTTTCATAGGAGGGATCGCCTTCCTTCTCACCGGATCCCATTCCCATCACTGCTTTATATTACAGATATCAGGATATCCATGGAATAATTATCTTTTATGGCCGACAGAATATTATCTGATATAAAATCAAATGTTACCAATTTGTGTCGGGATGATTCGGCCATAAATGTCATCATTTAGAAATATTAATCTGAGTGTTTCTTATGTGTATCCCCTGTGTATCCTCTATGTATCCTCTGTGTATCCTCTATGTATCCTCTGTGTATCCTCTATGTATCCTCTATGTATCCCCTGTGTATCCCCCGTGTATCCTCTATGTATCCTCCATGCATCCCCTGTGTATCCTCTATGTATCCTCCATGCATCCCCTGTGTATCCTCTATGTATCCCCTGTGTATCCCCCGTGTATCCTCTATGTATCCTCCATGCATCCCCCGTGTATCCTCTATGTATCCTCCATGCATCCCCTGTGTATCCTCTATGTATCCTGTATTTATTCTCTATGTATCCCCCATGTATCCTTTATGCATcctttatatatactttatatattcTCTAAGCATTCTCTATGTATCCTCTGTGTATCCTCTATGTATTTTCTATGTATCCTGTATTTATCCTCTATGTATCCTCTATGTTATCATAATGTATCCTCTATGTTATCATAATGTATCCTCTATGTTATCATAATGTATCCTCTATGTTATCATAATGTATCCTCTATGTTATCATAATGTATCCTCTATGTTATCATTCATGTATCCTCTGCGTATCCCCTATGTATCCTATGTGTATCCCCTGTGTATCTTCTATGTATCCTCTATGTTATCATTCATGTATCCTCTGTGTATCCCCTGCGTATCCCCTATGTATCCTCTATGTTATCATTCATGTATCCCCTATGTATCCCCTGTGTATCCTCTATGTATCCCCTGTGTATCCTCTATGTATCCCCTGTGTATCCTCTGTGTATCCCCTGTGTATCCTCTATGTATCCCCTGTGTATCCTCTATGTATCCTCTATGTATCCTCTTGTGTATCCTCTGTGTATCCCCTGTGTATCCTCTATGTATCCCCTGTGTATCCTCTATGTATCCTCTATGTATCCTCTATGTATCCTCTGTGTATCCTCTGTGTATCCCCTGTGTATCCTCTATGTATCCTCTATGTATCCCCTGTGTATCCTCTATGTATCCTCTGTGTATCCCCTGTGTATCCTCTATGTATCCTCTATGTATCCCCTGTGTATCCTCTATGAATCCTCTGTGTATCCCCTGTGTATCCTCTATGTATCCTCTATGAATCCTATGTGTATCCCCTGTGTATCCTCTATATATCCTCTATGTGTCCCTCAGAAATATCCCACGATGCACCTGTTCTGCAGGTGACCCTTCTGTTCCATGCATTACTAATGAGAACTTCCAGGACTAATAATGGGCGCCGCCCTCTGCAAAGTGTTGCTTATCAGTTAATTATTAGCGGTGGGATGCCGGGTgcccggggggtgggggggggtgtcgggggtgggaggggggtatTAGTAGTAGAGGTGTAGACGTGTCGGAGGACTCGGGAACACTGAACTGACTTCGGGGGATTTTTGGTTAAAGTTGAACTCGAGCCAAACAGCGGAATTCACAGACGGGATCCATTCCATGGGacttccatccagtcctgagatttacacagctctgccacccaGCCTAATGGAGACCCGCAGATAAGTATCCCTCACACTTCCCCCCGTCCCCTcacacgtcccccccccctcacacttcCCCGTCCCCCCTCACACGTCCCCGTCCCCCCCTCACACTTCCCCGTCCCCCCTCACACGTCCCCGTCCCCCCCTCACATGTCCCTGTCCCCTCAcacgtccccgtcccccccctcaCACTTCCCCCCCCTCACACGTCCCCATCCCCCCTCACacgtcccctccccccctcacatgTCCCTGTCCCCTCAcacgtccccgtccccccccctcacacttcCCCCCCCTCACACGTCCCCATCCCCCCTCACacgtcccctccccccctcacatgTCCCTGTCCCCTCAcacgtccccgtccccccccctcacacgtccccgtccccccctcacactcccccccccctcacacgtcGTCCCCCCCCTCACACGTCCCCTCACACGTCGTCCCCCCCCCTCAcatgtccccgtcccccccccccctcacacgtcccctccccccctcaccccCGGACAGGAATACACGAGAGAGACAGAAGACAGAGGAAATACAGGAATGTAAAAGTCCCGATTCATaaaatcacatttttgttttcttaggAATCGGAACCTTTGGCTCTCATATCTATTCCAGGACTTAGGATGTGAGACTCAAAACAAATATTGTAGATGTATATTTGTCTTGTTGgctgtgaaaggagaagcagaagactgatgagctcatctctccgtcactcacctctctcctcctatcagcatgctccttggCAGCGCATGAACTCTTGGGTTCCTTGTGctgctttttccccccccaccccccagtctGAGCTATGCTGTACAGGGCATGCAAAAGGCCGATACCCCAAgtgccttcctctttttttttttgcattaa
The sequence above is drawn from the Rana temporaria chromosome 4, aRanTem1.1, whole genome shotgun sequence genome and encodes:
- the LOC120938142 gene encoding hemoglobin heart muscle subunit alpha-type; its protein translation is MGLSDSEKSAVSSLWEKVAPQANKLGAESMERLFQNHPETKSFFSRFDISPGSQDLLTHGGKIFGALGEAVKSVDNLKKYQDLHTNKLKVNSDHMKLLSAAIIEVFSAHFGGEVNQAAWSKFLGEVGATLTSS